The Planctomycetota bacterium genome has a window encoding:
- a CDS encoding sulfatase-like hydrolase/transferase, whose amino-acid sequence MRQFFLALAAIVILISSTAHAADRPNVLMIVVDDLNDWVGFLGGHPQVKTPNMDKLAARGTVFTNARCQAPICNPSRASFMTGRLPSTTGVYLLGPIEFRVSPVLMDALTLPQYFTAAGYHTMGCGKVYHNSSHTDTFDEYGPRGGFGPLPKQRMNYKQGTPLWDWGAFPERDDQMADDKTADWAVAQLGKTRDKPYLLAVGFCRPHVPWFVPAKWWDQLPPEDQIQLPPYLKTDRDDISDYAKALTYAKVSPRHEWVVDNNQWHRAVRGYLASIEFVDHEIGRVLDALDKRPDAANTVIVLFSDHGFALGEKDRWDKRALWTRETRVPMIVIAPDMKAHQRCDQPAGLIDVYPTLVDLCGLKPNASLEGQSLSPQLRDPAAAHPPVVTTFMTNNHAVSDTRYHYIHYATGDEELYDHQTDPNEWRNLAGDPAMKPIIERLSKAIPTVNVPAVPDSTGLDARPEDIHLFPGAVD is encoded by the coding sequence ATGAGGCAATTCTTTCTCGCGCTCGCGGCAATTGTGATCCTCATCTCATCGACAGCGCATGCCGCCGATCGGCCCAACGTGCTGATGATCGTCGTGGACGATCTCAACGACTGGGTCGGATTCCTCGGCGGACATCCGCAGGTCAAGACGCCCAACATGGACAAGCTCGCCGCACGCGGCACCGTGTTCACCAACGCGCGCTGCCAGGCCCCGATCTGCAATCCCTCGCGCGCCAGTTTCATGACCGGCCGCCTGCCTTCGACGACCGGCGTGTACCTGCTGGGTCCGATCGAGTTCCGCGTTTCGCCCGTGCTCATGGACGCCCTGACGCTCCCGCAGTATTTCACCGCCGCGGGATACCACACGATGGGCTGCGGCAAGGTTTATCACAACTCGTCGCACACCGATACGTTCGACGAGTACGGTCCGCGCGGCGGATTCGGCCCGCTGCCCAAACAGCGCATGAACTACAAGCAGGGCACGCCGCTGTGGGATTGGGGCGCGTTCCCCGAGCGCGACGATCAGATGGCCGACGACAAGACCGCCGATTGGGCCGTCGCGCAGCTCGGCAAGACGCGCGACAAGCCGTACCTGCTGGCGGTCGGATTCTGCCGGCCTCATGTGCCGTGGTTCGTGCCGGCCAAGTGGTGGGACCAGCTTCCGCCGGAGGATCAGATTCAGTTGCCCCCGTATCTGAAGACCGACCGCGACGACATCAGCGACTACGCCAAGGCGCTGACCTACGCCAAGGTGTCGCCGCGGCACGAATGGGTCGTCGACAACAACCAGTGGCATCGCGCGGTGCGGGGGTATCTGGCGAGCATCGAATTCGTCGATCACGAAATCGGCCGCGTGCTCGATGCGCTGGACAAGCGGCCCGATGCGGCGAACACGGTCATCGTGCTCTTTTCCGATCACGGGTTCGCGCTGGGTGAGAAGGACCGCTGGGATAAACGCGCGCTGTGGACCCGCGAGACGCGCGTGCCGATGATCGTCATCGCGCCGGACATGAAGGCGCACCAGCGATGCGATCAGCCCGCCGGGCTCATCGATGTGTACCCCACGCTGGTCGATCTTTGCGGGCTCAAGCCCAACGCATCGCTGGAGGGTCAGAGTCTCTCGCCGCAGCTTCGCGATCCGGCCGCGGCGCATCCGCCGGTCGTGACCACGTTCATGACCAACAACCACGCCGTCTCGGACACGCGCTATCACTACATTCACTACGCCACCGGCGACGAAGAGCTTTACGATCACCAGACCGACCCCAACGAATGGCGCAACCTTGCCGGCGACCCGGCCATGAAGCCGATCATCGAGCGCCTCTCCAAAGCCATCCCGACCGTCAACGTCCCCGCCGTCCCCGACAGCACCGGCCTCGACGCCCGGCCGGAGGATATCCATCTGTTCCCCGGCGCGGTGGATTGA
- a CDS encoding tyrosine-type recombinase/integrase yields MHSVARALHETESGRLANNPGGPTMTATTIESNRIRFTKAALRDLAPPDDRDRYYVYDTHPASPQGFALCVTQRGLKTFYLVGRVNGRPKRETLGVFAKPGGVGEGMTVEQARDKAQKMTGRRADGIDTFDEAQRQRRQLTFGETFERFITAPTPRRKRPKSEKTVYEYRNQYDLYLKPWAGLRLMQVSRGMVRKLHDKIASDDGKPTMANRVVGLVRSVFNHAITREDAEVANPALGFERAEETPRDRRLSADELPRFMQAVNADDRAVMADALKLALYTGQRCGNVLAAEWAEVDLTAHTWTIPEGKTKTRREYVVYLAPQVVAILSRRKLKAEDHAYVFPGRRHGRNLTTLRYIVNDACTTAKIDPAINVHDLRRTAESIAGDTGCPEKYLNLITNHESGAGMAKVYNRPDAELARRAFCILADAIDATIAGEPLPQWINYMPKRGRKAADNGK; encoded by the coding sequence ATGCACAGCGTAGCACGAGCGTTGCACGAGACGGAATCAGGACGTTTGGCAAACAACCCCGGAGGCCCGACCATGACCGCGACGACGATCGAATCGAACCGCATCAGATTCACGAAGGCCGCGCTGCGCGACCTCGCCCCGCCTGATGACCGCGATCGGTACTACGTCTATGACACGCACCCGGCATCGCCGCAGGGGTTCGCGCTGTGCGTCACACAGCGGGGACTCAAGACGTTCTATCTAGTCGGCCGCGTCAACGGCAGGCCCAAGCGGGAAACGCTGGGCGTCTTTGCAAAGCCCGGCGGCGTCGGCGAAGGCATGACGGTCGAACAGGCGCGTGACAAGGCCCAAAAGATGACCGGCCGTCGAGCGGACGGCATCGACACCTTCGACGAGGCGCAGCGCCAGCGCCGCCAGTTGACTTTCGGCGAGACGTTCGAGCGATTCATCACCGCCCCGACGCCCCGGCGGAAGCGCCCCAAGTCGGAAAAGACGGTTTACGAATACCGCAATCAGTACGACCTCTACCTAAAGCCGTGGGCCGGGCTGCGGCTGATGCAGGTGAGCCGGGGTATGGTGCGGAAGCTGCACGACAAGATCGCCAGCGACGACGGCAAGCCCACGATGGCGAACCGCGTCGTCGGGCTGGTGCGGTCCGTATTCAACCACGCGATCACCCGCGAGGATGCGGAAGTCGCCAACCCGGCGCTCGGGTTCGAGCGTGCGGAGGAAACGCCGCGCGACCGGCGATTGTCGGCGGACGAACTGCCGCGATTCATGCAAGCCGTCAACGCCGACGATCGGGCTGTGATGGCCGACGCGCTCAAGCTGGCGCTCTACACCGGCCAGCGATGCGGTAACGTGCTGGCGGCGGAATGGGCAGAAGTGGACCTGACGGCGCACACATGGACGATCCCCGAAGGCAAGACAAAGACGCGGCGGGAGTACGTCGTGTATCTCGCCCCGCAGGTAGTGGCGATCCTGAGCCGACGGAAGCTCAAAGCCGAGGATCACGCCTACGTATTCCCCGGTCGGCGGCACGGTCGCAATCTGACGACGCTGCGGTACATCGTCAACGACGCCTGCACGACGGCGAAGATCGACCCGGCCATCAACGTACACGACCTGCGCCGCACCGCCGAGAGCATCGCAGGCGACACCGGATGCCCGGAAAAATATCTTAACCTCATCACGAACCACGAGAGCGGGGCGGGCATGGCGAAGGTCTACAACCGCCCCGACGCCGAACTGGCCCGGCGGGCGTTCTGCATCCTCGCCGACGCGATCGACGCGACGATCGCAGGCGAGCCGCTGCCGCAATGGATCAACTACATGCCCAAGCGCGGGCGGAAGGCGGCCGACAATGGGAAGTAA
- a CDS encoding helix-turn-helix domain-containing protein gives MNTTATESLITPSEAARYLRVSEGTLTVWRCTGRHALPFVKVGRRVMYRRDALDRWIDARTSTSTSALDADPC, from the coding sequence ATGAACACCACCGCGACAGAATCACTAATCACGCCGAGCGAGGCGGCGCGATACCTGCGCGTCAGCGAGGGGACGTTGACGGTCTGGCGCTGCACCGGCAGGCATGCGCTGCCATTCGTGAAAGTCGGGCGGCGCGTCATGTATCGGCGCGATGCGCTGGACCGTTGGATCGACGCCCGCACGTCCACCTCCACGTCCGCGCTTGACGCCGACCCATGCTGA
- the bioF gene encoding 8-amino-7-oxononanoate synthase, whose amino-acid sequence MQDWLRQLHADEDHRRAMHLDRQLHPVDRCDRLVTRGGRTLLNFASNDYLALATHPALRDAVIEAARSHGVGAGASRLVTGDLLIHHEVEARFAAFKHAQAALITPTGYAANLAAVTALAGEGDVLCADKLNHASLVDAARLSGATLRIYPHLNLDKLERLLARSGEARRRLIVTDAVFSMDGDCADLPRLCELRDRYDAILIVDEAHATGVLGESGAGLAEHQGMAGRIDVTVSTAGKALGGLGGIVTGSRLIIETLVSAARTFIYTTAPPPTQVAAIGAALDVVAAEPQRRMHLRRLSDRLRERLISKGWPIAMDPTPIVPLVVGTAEAAIGLSSRLEAAGYLVPAIRPPTVPTGAARLRVSLRADMSDGDIDGLVDILPASDKLD is encoded by the coding sequence ATGCAAGACTGGCTGAGGCAGCTTCATGCTGACGAAGATCATCGCCGCGCGATGCATCTGGATCGTCAGCTTCATCCCGTCGATCGATGCGATCGGCTTGTGACACGCGGCGGGCGAACACTCCTTAATTTCGCATCCAACGATTATCTGGCGCTGGCGACGCACCCCGCCCTGCGCGATGCGGTCATCGAAGCGGCGCGCTCGCACGGCGTCGGCGCCGGCGCTTCACGCCTCGTCACCGGCGACCTTCTGATTCATCATGAAGTCGAAGCGCGCTTCGCCGCGTTCAAACATGCTCAGGCCGCGCTGATCACGCCCACCGGTTACGCCGCCAATCTCGCCGCCGTGACCGCGCTGGCAGGCGAAGGCGACGTCCTCTGCGCCGACAAACTCAATCACGCTTCGCTCGTCGACGCCGCCCGACTCAGCGGCGCGACGCTGCGGATTTATCCGCATCTGAATCTCGACAAGCTCGAGCGGCTTTTGGCGCGGAGCGGCGAAGCGCGTCGCCGGCTGATTGTGACGGACGCGGTGTTCTCGATGGACGGCGACTGCGCGGACCTGCCGAGACTGTGCGAGCTGCGTGATCGGTACGACGCGATTCTGATCGTCGATGAGGCGCACGCGACGGGCGTGCTCGGCGAGAGCGGGGCGGGGCTGGCGGAACATCAGGGCATGGCGGGGCGGATCGACGTGACCGTCAGCACGGCGGGCAAAGCGCTGGGCGGACTGGGCGGGATCGTGACGGGGTCGCGCCTGATCATCGAGACGCTCGTGAGCGCCGCCCGCACGTTCATTTACACCACCGCGCCGCCGCCGACGCAGGTCGCCGCGATCGGGGCGGCTTTGGATGTCGTCGCCGCCGAGCCGCAGCGCCGGATGCATCTGCGCCGGTTGTCGGACCGGCTTCGGGAGCGACTGATCAGTAAGGGATGGCCAATCGCCATGGACCCGACGCCGATCGTGCCGCTGGTGGTGGGCACGGCGGAGGCGGCCATCGGGCTTTCGAGCCGACTTGAGGCGGCGGGCTATCTCGTGCCCGCCATCCGACCGCCGACGGTGCCGACCGGGGCGGCGCGATTGCGAGTGAGTCTGCGGGCGGATATGAGTGACGGAGATATTGATGGACTGGTCGACATCCTCCCGGCGTCCGATAAACTTGATTGA
- a CDS encoding urease accessory protein UreJ, with protein sequence MSKRNGVVFIACGLVLSLASGALAHPGHIGHGLEGGFMHPLSGLDHLLAMIAVGLWAAQVGGRAVWALPAAFVGCMLVGGAIGLSSIELPMIEAGILASVLVLGLMVTLAAKLPLSVSLCIVALFALCHGYAHGHELPGGASAAEFAIGFSLATALLHAAGIGLAMIVGRQAKPVWVRACGLAVLIGGAMLASGVL encoded by the coding sequence ATGTCCAAACGGAACGGCGTCGTCTTCATTGCATGCGGACTTGTCCTGTCGCTGGCGAGCGGCGCACTGGCGCATCCCGGGCACATCGGTCACGGACTGGAAGGCGGATTCATGCATCCGCTGTCCGGTTTGGATCACCTGCTGGCGATGATCGCGGTCGGACTCTGGGCGGCGCAGGTCGGCGGGCGCGCGGTGTGGGCGTTGCCCGCGGCATTCGTGGGGTGCATGCTCGTCGGCGGAGCGATCGGGCTTTCGTCGATCGAACTGCCGATGATCGAAGCGGGCATTCTCGCGTCGGTGCTGGTGCTGGGGCTGATGGTGACACTGGCGGCGAAGCTGCCGTTGTCTGTGAGTCTTTGCATTGTCGCGCTGTTCGCGCTGTGTCACGGTTATGCCCACGGTCACGAACTTCCCGGCGGCGCGAGCGCGGCCGAGTTCGCCATCGGATTCTCGCTGGCCACCGCGCTGCTGCATGCGGCGGGGATCGGGCTGGCGATGATCGTCGGCCGACAGGCCAAACCCGTCTGGGTCCGCGCGTGCGGCCTCGCCGTCCTGATCGGCGGCGCGATGCTGGCGTCGGGCGTGCTGTGA
- a CDS encoding integration host factor subunit beta: MATITKKELIDRIAEATGETRVTVKKTIQSFLDNVIVELGKGNRLEFRDFGVFEIKQRAARMAQNPKTLEPVQVPPKRTVKFKAGRMMQQVLTGPDAVSDNSPSASTAADVG, encoded by the coding sequence ATGGCCACCATTACGAAGAAGGAATTGATCGATCGGATTGCCGAAGCCACCGGTGAGACGCGTGTCACCGTCAAGAAGACGATCCAGAGTTTTCTGGACAACGTGATCGTGGAACTGGGCAAGGGCAACCGGCTGGAGTTCCGTGACTTTGGCGTGTTTGAAATCAAGCAGCGCGCCGCCCGGATGGCGCAGAATCCCAAGACGCTCGAACCGGTGCAGGTCCCGCCCAAGCGGACGGTCAAGTTCAAGGCCGGCCGCATGATGCAGCAGGTGCTGACCGGCCCCGACGCCGTGTCCGACAACAGCCCCTCCGCCTCGACCGCCGCGGACGTCGGCTGA